The genomic interval CGGCGCGGTGGTCTCGGGACGGGCATCGAGAAGTCCTCGGGCGGCGAGCTTCGCCGACTCGACATCCGGCTGGTCGAACGGGTTGATGCCGAGCAGGTGCCCGGCGATCGCCGTCGCGTACTCCCAGAGCAGGAACTGCGCGCCGAGGGTGCCGCTGACCAGGATCTCACCAGGGTGCCGCTCGGACAGATGGAACTCATTTGCGTCATCGACCAGCCGCACGATCTGCAGGTCGTCCGGTCGTGCTTCCAGCTCCGGCGACACGGTGAGCAGCACGACCGGCAGAATGCCGGTGCCGCCCTTGCCGGTGGATTCTGCGATGAGCTGCTCGATCCAGTCTGGCAGCCCCTCGATGTGCGTGCCGTCGCTGACGAGGCCCAGCTTGTCGCGGCGGGGTGCGATGCCGGTGATCGCGGCGGCCAGGCGCAGTGCCGGGTTGTCCGCGGTGTCGATGGCGAACTGCAGCATCGAGGCCTCGGCCTCATCGAGCATCTCGGCGATGTCGACACCGGCAAGACCCGAGGGAACGAGTCCGAACGCGGTCAGCGCCGAGTAGCGCCCGCCGACGTTCGGGTCGGCGTTGAACACGCGGTATCCCGCTGCGCGGGCTGAGACGTCCAACGGCGAACCGGGGTCGGTGACGACGACGATGCGCCCGACCGGGTCGATCCCGAGGTCGCTGAACGCGGCCTCGAACGCGCGGCGCTGCGAATCTGTCTCGACCGTCGATCCGGACTTCGACGAGACGACGAGCACTGTGTCGCTCAGGTCATCGTCGATGGCGTCCAGCACCTGCGCGGGTGCGGTCGAATCCAGGATCGCGAGTCGCGCCCCTGCCGTGTTCGCGATCACCTCTGGAGCGAGCGACGAGCCGCCCATCCCCGCAAGCACGACACGGGTGACGCCCTGAGACGCGAGCTCCTCGCGAAGCGCGATGATCTCAGGCACCAGCGGACGCGAGTTCGAGACGGCCTCCACCCAGCCGAGCCGGACGGAGGCCTCAGCCTCAGCATCCGCCCCCCACAGGTCCGTATCGCCCGCCGTGAGGCGGGACGCGACCAGGTTCGCGACGAGACCCGGAACAAGTTCGTCGATGGCGACCTTCGCCGCCCCCGAGACATGCACCGAGACGGTCATCGCGCGGCTTCCAGGCCCTCGGTGACCTGCGTCAGCAGGCCGTGCCAGGAGTCGATGAACTTCGCGACGCCCTCGTCCTCGAGCACCTGGGTGACGTCGTCGAAGTCGATGCCGACGGACTTCAGTCCTGCGAACACCTCACGCGATTCGTCATAGGTGCCGGTGATCGTGTCGCCGGCGACGACGCCATGATCGAAGGTCGCCTCCAGCGTCTTCTCCGGCATGGTGTTCACGACGCCGGGTGCGACGAGCTCGGTCACGTAGAGGGTGTCGGGCAGGTTCGGGTCCTTGACCCCGGTCGACGCCCACAGCGGACGCTGCAGGTTGGCGCCCTGCGCGACGAGGTCCTGTGCGCGCTTGTCGGCGAACTTCTGCTCGAACAGCTCGTAGGCCAGGCGCGCGTTGGCCAGGCCTGCTTTGCTCTTGAGGGCGACGGCCTCGTCGGTGCCGATGGCCTCGAGGCGCTTGTCGGTCTCGGTGTCGACGCGCGAGACGAAGAACGACGCCACCGAGTGGATGCCCGACAGGTCGATGCCTGCGGCGTGTGCCTGCTCGAGGCCGGCGAGGTAGGCATCGATGACCTCGGCGTGGCGCTCGAGGCTGAAGATCAGCGTGACGTTGACGCTGATGCCCGCGGCGATGGTCTCGGTGATGGCGGGAAGGCCGGCCTTGGTGGCGGGGATCTTCACCAGCAGGTTCGGGCGGTCGACTGCGCTCCACAGCTGCTTCGCCTGCGCGACGGTTCCTGCCGTGTCGTGCGCGAGATCGGGGGAGACCTCGATCGAGACACGGCCGTCGACGTGGTTCGTGGCCTCCCAGATCGGGCGGAACACGTCGAGCGCCTCGCGGACGTCCTGCGTCGTGGCCGCGAACACGGCCTCTTCTGCGGATGCCCCTGAGGCGGCGAGCTCGTGCACCTGAGCGTCGTAGGAAGTGTCGCTGTCATCGCTCATCGCGTTCGCGAAGATCGTCGGGTTCGTGGTGACGCCGACGACGTTTCGCGTGTCGATGAGTTCCTGCAGGTTGCCGGACTCGATGCGGGTGCGGGAGAGGTCGTCAAGCCAGATGCTGACGCCGGCTGCGGACAGCTGTGCGGTGGGGGTGCTCATGCGTTCTCCTCGATGGTCTCGCGTGCCGCCGCGACGACGGCCTCGGCGGTGATGCCGAACTTCTGGAACAGGGTCTTGTAGTCGGCGGAGGCGCCGAAGTGGTCGATGCCGACCGAGCGTCCGCGGTCGCCGACGATGCCGCGCCAGCCGACGACCGAGCCCGCCTCGACCGAGACGCGGGCGGTGACGGATGCCGGAAGCACGGATTCGCGGTACGCCTCGTCCTGCTCGGCGAACCACTCGAGCGAAGGCGCCGACACGACGCGCGCCGCCACGCCCTCGGCCGCGAGAGTCTCGCGCGCCTCGACGGCGAGCTGCACCTCGGAGCCGGTGGCGATCAGGATCACGTCCGGCGTGCCGCCGGCGTCGGCGAGCACGTACGCACCCTTTGCCGTGTTGGCGGCCGAGGCGAAGACATCACCGGATGCCGCGCCATCGCCGCGCGCGAACACCGGGATGTTCTGGCGGGTGAGGGCGATGCCGGTGGGGCCGCCGTGACGGCTCAGGATCTCGAGCCACGCGGCTGCCGTCTCATTGGCATCCGCCGGGCGCACCACCGTGAAGTTCGGGATCAGCCGCAGGGATGCCAGCTGCTCGACCGGCTGGTGCGTCGGGCCGTCCTCGCCGAGAGCGACAGAGTCGTGCGTCCAGACGAAGATGCTGGGGATGTCCATCAGCGCTGCCAGGCGCACGGCTGGGCGCATGTAGTCGCTGAAGATGAGGAACGTGCCGCCGAAGGCGCGCGTCGGGCCGTGCAGCGTGATGCCGTTGAGGATCGCGCCCATCGCGTGCTCGCGGATGCCGAAGTGCAGCACCCGACCATACGGGCTGCCCTTCCAGTCGTGCGTCGACCATTCCGCGGGAATGAACGAGGCTGCGCCGTCGATCGTGGTGTTGTTGGATCCGGCGAGGTCGGCCGATCCTCCCCACAGCTCTGGCATCTCGGCGGCGAGGGCGTTGAGCACCTTGCCCGATGCCGCGCGGGTGGAGACGTCCTTGCCGGCGTCGAACGTCGGCAGCGCGCCTTCGATGCCTGCGGGCAGTGCCTGCGCCTCGAGGCGGTCGAGGAGCGCCTTGCGCTCGGGGTTGGCCGCAGCCCAGGCGTCGAACGACTTCTGCCACTCGGCGCGGGCGTCCGCGGCGCGAGCGCCCAGCTCGCGGGTGCGCTCGATGACGGCATCCTCGACGACGAACGACTGCTCGGGGTCGAATCCGAGCACCTTCTTGGTGGCGGCGACCTCGTCAGCGCCCAGGGCGTTGCCGTGCACCTTCTCGGTGCCGGACATGGTCGGCGCCGGCCATCCGATGATCGTCTTCAGGATGATCATCGTCGGCTTGGTCGTCTCGGCCCTGCCCTGGGCGATCGCGTCGTCGAGTTCCTGCACGTCTTCGACGTACTGGCCGGTGCGGCGCCAATCGACCTCGAGCACCTGCCAGCCGTACGCCTCGTAGCGCGCCCGCACGTCCTCGGTGAAGGCGACGTCGGTGTCACCCTCGATCGAGATCTGGTTGGAGTCGTAGATGGCGATCAGGTTGCCGAGCTTCTGATGGCCCGCCAGCGACGAGGCCTCGCTGGTGACGCCCTCCTGCAGGTCGCCGTCACCGGCGATCACGTACACGAAGTGGTCGAACGGGCTCGCGCCTGCGGCGGCCTCAGGATCGAACAGGCCGCGCTCGTAGCGCGCGGCGTAGGCGAAGCCGACGGCCGAGGCGAGGCCCTGGCCGAGCGGGCCGGTGGTGATCTCGACGCCCTTGGTGTGACCGTACTCGGGGTGGCCGGGGGTCTTGGATCCCCAGGTGCGCAGCGATTCGAGGTCTTCGAGCTCGAGTCCGAAGCCACCGAGGTACAACTGTACGTACTGGGTGAGCGACGAGTGACCCACCGAGAGCACGAACCGGTCGCGTCCGAGCCAGTCCGTGTCAGTGGGGTCGTGTCGCATGACGCGCTGATAGAGCAGGTACGCGGCCGGGGCGAGGCTCATCGCCGTACCGGGGTGGCCGTTGCCGACCTTCTGCACGGCGTCCGCCGCAAGCACACGGGCGGTGTCCACCGCGCGCCGGTCGATCTCGTCCCACTGCAGTTCTGTCACGGCCATACTCCTTCTGACACTGGCGAAGGCTCCCGCATTCCTGCGCGTCCGCGTCGTCACGGAGGGAATGGTGCACAGGGCGGGTGCGCGAATCGTTTTCAGCATACCGGCGCGGTGGGCGCGGCACTGGCTTGTTGCACGCGATTTCCCTACCCATGGTAAACGCTTACCCGGCGCTGGGCTCGAGTAGAGAAGCGGCGTCGTCTGCGGAGCGGTGCGACACGCCGGGTGGCATAGACTGAAGAGAGTTTGCCTACGCACGCAGAAGGAGGCGATCGCGATCTCGACGACATCGCAGACCACCGGGACCACACACTCGGTCGGCCAGAAGATCCGCGGTTACATCGCTCTCACGAAGCCAAGGGTGATGGAGCTGCTGCTCGTCTCCACCGTTCCGGTCATGTTCCTCGCCGCCGGTGGACTGCCGAACCTCTGGCTCGTGCTCGCCACTGTCATCGGCGGAGCGATGAGCGCAGCATCCGCCGCCTCGTTCAACATGTACCTCGACCGCGACATCGACGTGCACATGAAGCGCACGGTCAATCGTCCGCTCGTGACCGGTGAGGTCTCGCCGCGGGGTGCGCTGGTCTTCTCGTGGACGCTCGCCGTCATCTCGACGATCTGGCTGTATCTGACGACCAACTGGCTGACGGCAGCGCTCTCGGTGACGGCCATCTTCTTCTACGTCGTGATCTACACGATGATCCTCAAGCGGCGCACCGAGCAGAACATCATCTGGGGTGGCATCGCCGGCTGCTTCCCGGTGCTGATCGGCTGGACCGCCGTCACCGGATCGCTCGCGTGGCCGCCGTTCGTGCTGTTCGTGCTGATCTTCCTGTGGACCCCGCCGCACTACTGGCCGCTGTCGATGAAGTACAAGGACGACTACGACGACGTCGATGTGCCGATGCTCGGCGTGACCCGCGGTGCTTCGCAGGTCGGCCTGCAGATCATCCTCTACGCGTGGGCGACCGTCGCCTGCTCGCTGCTGCTCGTGCCGGTGGCGCACATGGGCCTGGTCTACACCGTCTCGGCGCTGGTCTTCGGCGGCTGGTTCATCTATGAGTCGCACCGCCTCTACAACCGTGCCGTGCACGGCGGCGAGGCTCGTCCGATGCGCGTGTTCCACGCCTCGATCACGTACCTCACCCTGCTGTTCGTGTCGGTCGCGATCGACCCGCTGCTTCCGTTCTGAGCGGGTCGATCGCGCTGATCACACGCTGATCAGCGAGTGATCGAGGGCTCACGCTCCGCAGGATCGGATGCGTCAGCATCCGACTCCTCGGCGGCGTCAGCATCCGACTTCTCGGAATCTTCGACCGGCGTCGTGGTCTCTGGTGCGGTGAATTCGGTCGCATCGACCTCGTCCGCCTGCACGTCGGGCAGCGCGGCGGAGCCCGCTGCGCCGGCCTTGGCGGGCAGCAGCGCCTTCACGGCGCCCAGCACGAGCGAGAGCAGGATGCCGAGCAGACCCGCACCGAGAAGTGCGGCACCGAAGACGACCATGGCCTGACCGACGTACACATCGACGTTGGTCGCCGTGCCGTCGAGCAAGCGACTCGTCATGGACGTCACCTGGTTCGTGACGAGCCATCCGCCGATTCCGGTGAGGCCGAGCGACATGAGGAGCAGGAGCCAGAACGGTGTACTCCGCGTGAGTGCGTTGGTGTTCTTCATGCCGCCCAGCCTGACCGACCTGCTGGTGCGTCACACGTGTGCGCGCTATGCGTGGGCTGAGTGAGTAGAGACTTCACTCGGCGCTGGGAGTGCTCCGCTTCATCTTCAGGACGACCACGGTGTACGTGGCGGCGGCGAGGGCAGCAAGCACCATGTGGATGCCGACCAGCAGCGCCGGAAGACCGTCGCGCGCCTGCCAGACCCCGATCAGCACCTGCGCGCCGATGGCGACGATCAGCACGAGAAGCCAGTTGCGAACCGGCAGACGCAGGATCCACGCCGATGCCGCCAGCACCAGGACCAGGCCGGTGAGGATGTAGCCCGGCCAGGAGTGCACGTGGGCGAGCACAGAGGCGTCGAAGCCGTCGCGGATCACGTTCGCATCGCCCGAGTGCGGGCCGGATCCGGTGGTCAGCACGCCGAAGGTGATCGTCAGCACGAGCGCGAGGCCCGTGACATGCGTGAGGATCGCGAACCACTTCGGAACGGCGCGCTCACGGGGTCCCGGAACTTCGTGCATCCGCACCAGATACGCGGCGGTCACGCACACCAGCGCGAGCGAGGCGACGTAGTGGAAGCCGACGATGAACGGGTTGAGTCCGGTGAGCACGGTGATGCCGCCGACGAACGCCTGCGCGATGACGCCGATCAGCGCGATCCACGCCAGGGTCGGCAGATCCTTGCGGCCCGAGATCGTCCGAAGCGACTGCATGGCGGCGACGATCGTCACCAGCAGGAGAGCGGCCGAGGCGAAGGGGAAGGGCTCTGCCCCGGTCAGCTTCGCGATCACGAAGACGATCACAGCGGCTCCGAGGCCGATGCCGGCGAACTTCAGCGCGGTGTTGAAAGCCAGGCGACCGCCGATGATGTGCAGCGTGAACAGCAGCACGACGATCGCGAGGATGCCGACGACACCCGTGATCGTGCGATTGCCGAACTCGATGATGCCGTGGATGCCCTGTTCGGGCGTCGGCACGAGGGATTCCGGCGTGCAGAGCGGCCATTCCGAGCATCCGAGGCCCGACCCGGTCAGGCGCACAGCGCCGCCTGTGCCGATGATGAACACCTCGAAGATGAACGAAAGCCACGCGAACACGCGAACGCGCGCATCGACCTCGGTGGGCATCCAGGCGAAGAAGCGGTCTCGCCAGCCAGTGGGAGCGGAAGTCGTCTCGGGCGCGACGATGTCAGTCATGGAGCCTCCGGTTCGCCATGGGACGCAACGGGCTCGGCCCGTCTGCCAGGGGGAACCTGTAGAATCGGATTGTTGTGACGGGCGCGCGCAGTGCGTCGTCCACCACTGACAGTTTAGGCGCGTGTTGCGCGCCAGGATGAGGGCCCATCAGCGGCATCCGATCTCTGCACACTCGACGGAGATCAGGTATGCCGGGGCGGATGACACCGTCTGGGCCCATGTTGAGGAGAGTGAGTCATGTCGGATGTGCTGATCGACCGCCCGGAACTTGATGGTCTGGGGGTGTACGAGTTCGGCTGGCACGACCCCGATGCGGCCGGCGCCAGCGCCCGGCGAGGCATCTCCGAGGCGGTCGTGCGCGATATCTCGGGTCTGAAGAGCGAACCCGAGTGGATGCTGAAGACCCGACTGAAGGGCTATCAGCTTTTCGGTCGCAAGCCGATGCCGACGTGGGGCGCCGACCTCAGCGGAATCGACTTCGATCACATCAAGTACTTCGTCCGCTCCACCGAGAAGCAGGCGCAGTCGTGGGAAGACCTTCCCGATGACATCAAGAACACCTATGAGCGACTGGGCATCCCCGAGGCCGAGCGCCAGCGCCTCGTCGCCGGCGTCGCTGCGCAGTACGAGTCCGAGGTGGTGTACCACCAGATCCGCGAGGACCTCGAGGAGCAGGGTGTCATCTTCATGGACACCGACACTGCGCTGCGTGAGCACCCGGAGTTCTTCGAGGAGTACTTCGGCACTGTCATCCCCCCTGGCGACAACAAGTTCGCCGCACTGAACACGGCTGTGTGGTCGGGCGGATCGTTCGTGTACGTGCCCAAGGGCGTGCACGTCGAGATCCCGCTGCAGGCGTACTTCCGCATCAACACCGAGAACATGGGCCAGTTCGAGCGGACCCTGATCATCGCCGACGAAGACAGCTACGTGCACTACATCGAGGGCTGCACGGCGCCGATCTACAAGTCCGACTCGCTGCACTCGGCAGTAGTCGAGATCATCGTGAAGAAGAACGCCCGCGTTCGCTACACGACGATCCAGAACTGGTCGAACAACGTCTACAACCTGGTCACCAAGCGCGCCGTGGCGCACGAGGGCGCGACCATGGAGTGGGTCGACGGCAACATCGGCTCCAAAGTGACGATGAAGTACCCGTCGATCTACCTGATGGGCGAGCGCGCCAAGGGCGAGACCCTGTCGGTGGCCTTCGCGGGTCCGGGTCAGCACCAGGATGCCGGCGCGAAGATGGTGCACATGGCGCCGTACACGCAGTCGTCGATCGTCTCGAAGTCGATCGCCCGTGGCGGTGGCCGCTCCGCCTACCGCGGCGAGGTCCGTGTGGATCCGTCCGCGCACCACTCCGCCAACTCGGTGGTCTGCGACGCGCTGCTGGTCGACACCCAGTCCCGCTCCGACACGTATCCGTCGATCGACATCCGCGTCGACGACGTGCAGCTGGGTCACGAGGCCACCGTCTCGAAGGTCAGCGCCGAGCAGCTCTTCTACCTGCAGTCGCGCGGCATCGCCGAGACCGAGGCCATGGCCATGATCGTGCGCGGGTTCATCGAGCCGATCGCACGCGAGCTGCCGATGGAATACGCGATGGAACTGAACAAGCTCATCGAGATGGGCATGGAAGGATCGGTCGGCTGATGACGGCCCCCACACAGGCGCCCGAGCTGGCGCCGCAGACGAACGCGCACATCGACCCCGCCGCACAGGTCGCCGATGCCGGCTTCGTGCCGGTGCAGACCCGCTCTGAGCGGCCGCGGTCCTTCGACCCCGACGACTTCGGAGCTCCCACCGGCCGCGAGGTCAACTGGAAGCACACCCCCGTCGCGCAGCTGAAGTCGCTGTTCGAGACGGGCGGCGCGAGCGACGGCGTCACCTACACGGTCAGCCACGACCAGTACATCCGCCCGGCTCTCGCGCACGGTGCGGCGCCGCGTGGCGAGTTCTTCGTCCCCGAGGATGTCGTCTCCGCCGTGGCGTGGCAGGGATCGTCGGATGCCATGCACCTCAGCATCCCCAGTGATGAAGAGGTCGCGGAGCCGATCGTCGTGCAGATCGACGGCAACGGCGGCCGCGCCGACGCCCATCTCGTGATCGAGGCAGGGCGCCACAGCGTCGCGACCGTCGTGCTGCGGCACACCGGCACCGCGCAGTATGCGCAGAACGTCGAGATCATCGTCCGAGACGGCGCGAAGCTCAAGCTCGTCACTCTGCAGCAGTGGGAGGACGACGCGATCCACGCGTCCGCCCACCAGGCGCGGGTGGACCGCGACGCGGAGTTCACCCACATCGTCGTCAGCCTCGGCGGCGGCATCGTGCGAGTGAACCCGAACGTCGAGCTTGCGGGCACCGGCTCGCACGGCTACCTGTACGGCCTGTCGTTCGCTGACTCCGGACAGCACTTCGAGAGCCAGGTCTACCTGCACCACAAGGGTGCGCACACCACCGGCGACGTTCTCTACAAGGGCGCGCTCAACGGTGCCAGCGCGCACAGCGTGTGGATCGGCGACGTGCTGATCGGACCGGATGCCACCGGCACCGATTCGTACGAGGCCAACCGCAACCTGGTGCTCACCGAGGGCGCCCGCGCGGACTCGATCCCGAACCTCGAGATCCAGACCGGCGACATCGCCGGCGCCGGCCATGCCAGCGCCACGGGGCGCTTCGACGACGAGCAGCTGTTCTACCTGCAGGCTCGAGGCATCACCGAAGAAGAGGCCCGCCGCCTTGTCGTGCTCGGCTTCCTCGTCGAGGTCATCCAGCGCATCGGCATCCCATCGCTGCAGGACGAGCTGCTTGCCGCGGTCGAAGCCGAGATCGCGGCGGTGGATGCATGAGCGCGCAGCGCGCATGCAGCGCCAGCGAGCTCGAGCAGGATTCTCCGCTGCGTGTCGAGATCGACGGTGTCGCCATCGCGATCGTGAAGGACGCGGATGACGAGATCCACGCGATCGGCGACCGCTGCACCCACGGCGACATCTCGCTCGCAGAGGGCTTCGTCGAAGGCAAGACGCTGGAATGCTGGGCGCACGGCTCGGCGTTCTCGCTCGAGACCGGCCAGCCCCTCAACCTCCCCGCCTACGAGCCCGTCCCCGTCTACGTCGTCACGATCGACGGCGACGATGTGCTCATCGACCCCACTGTCATTAAGGAAGTCTGAATGTCTGTTCTCGAGATCCGCGACCTGCACGTAACGGTCGAGACCGATCAGGGCACGACGCCGATCCTCAACGGGATCGACCTCACCATCAACACCGGTGAGACGCACGCCATCATGGGCCCCAACGGCTCGGGCAAGTCGACCCTGGCCTACACGATCGCCGGTCACCCGAAGTACACCGTCACGCAGGGCACCATCACGTTCGACGGCCAGGACGTGCTGTCCATGTCCGTCGACGAGCGCGCCCGCGCCGGCCTGTTCCTGGCGATGCAGTACCCGGTGGAGATCCCCGGCGTCACCGTCACGAACTTCCTGCGCACCGCGAAGACCGCGATCGACGGCGAAGCACCCTCGATCCGGCAGTGGACGAAGGACGTCAAGGGCGCTATGACGAACCTGCGCATGGACCCGAAGTTCGCTCAGCGCAACGTCAACGAGGGCTTCTCCGGTGGCGAGAAGAAGCGCCACGAGATCATGCAGCTCGAGGTGCTCAAGCCGAAGTTCGCCGTGCTCGACGAGACCGACTCCGGCCTCGACGTCGACGCGCTGAAGATCGTCTCGGAGGGCGTCAACCGCGCCAAGGAGGCCACCAACCTCGGTGTGCTGCTGATCACGCACTACACGCGCATCCTGCGGTACATCCGTCCGCAGTTCGTGCACGTGATCGTCGCGGGCAAGATCGTCGAAGAGGGCGGCGCCGAGCTGGCAGACCGTCTCGAGGAAGAGGGCTACGACCGCTTCATCGACCCTGCAGCCCCGATCGAAGCGTAGGCTGAGGGCATGACCGCGACGCTCACACCCGAGAAGTTCGACGAGGTCACCGAGGCTCTGAAGGACGTCATGGATCCCGAGCTCGGGATCAATGTCGTCGACCTCGGACTGATCTACGACCTCTCGTGGGACGATGACAACGACGCGCTGGTGATCCACATGACGCTGACCAGCGCCGGATGCCCGCTGACCGACGTGCTCGAAGAGCAGACCGCGCAGGCACTCGACGAGGTCGTGCAGCAGTTCCGCATCAACTGGGTGTGGATGCCGCCGTGGGGCCCAGAGCGCATCACCGACGACGGGCGCGACATGATGCGCGCTCTCGGTTTCGCCATCTGACACCAGCCCGGAGGACACGATGGCCGTTGCTGTCACGGCTCTGACCCTGGCGGAGCTTCGGCAGCGGACCAGCGAGAAGTGGCGGGAGTACCCCGAAGAGGTGCTCCCGCTCTTCGTCGCTGAGACCGACTTCCCGCTCGCGCCGGCCATCACTCATGCTCTCGAGCGCGCCGTGCGCGACGGCGACACCGGGTACGTGGCGTCGCACACGCCGCTCGCGTCCGCCTACGCTGCGTTCGCGGAGCGGCGCTTCGGCTGGCGGCCCGACCCTGCTGGCATGCGCAGCACCGCTGACGTCAGCATGGGGATCGTCGAGATCCTGCGCAGGGTGATCGCCCCCGGCGACGGTGTCATCGTGAACCCGCCGGTGTACCCGCCGTTCTTCGACCTGGTGGACGAGGCGGGTGGCGTGCCGGTGCGAGTGCCGCTGCGCGACACCGGCGAAGGCTGGCAGCTCGACCTCGACGGCATCGCCGCGGCGCTGCAGTCCGGCGCCAGAGCGGTGCTGCTGTGCAACCCGCACAATCCGACCGGAACAGTGCACTCAGCCGAGTCGCTGCGGGCACTGGCAGAGCTTGCGGCGCAGTACGGCGCGACGGTCGTGTCCGACGAGATCCACGCGCCGCTGACGCAGCCGGATGCGCGCTTCACGCCCTTCCTGTCGGCCGGCACCGCCGCGGAACAGGTCGGCTTCGCGGTGGTGAGCGCCAGCAAGGCCTTCAACCTGGCGGGTCTGAAGTGCGCGCTGATGGTCGGGGCGAGCGCCCAGGCCCAGCACGTGCTGCGGGATCTGCCGGTCGAGGTCGAATGGCGCACCGGGCAGTTCGGCATGCTCGCGGCTGTCGCCGCGTTCGCACCCGAGAGCGACGAGTGGCTCGACGGACTGCTGCTGACGCTGGATGCGAACAGGCGACTGCTTGCGGATCTTCTCGCGGTGCACCTTCCGGGAACGCGATATCGGATGCCCGCGGCCGGCTACCTGGCCTGGATCGACTTCAGCGATCTCGGCTGGGGCGAGAACCCGTCGCGGCGAATCTTGCGCGACGCGAAGGTCGCGCTGCATTTCGGCCCGGCCTTCGGGGCCGAAGGCGCCGGGCATGTTCGCCTGAACTTCGGGACCAGCCCCGAGATCATCACCCAAGCGGTCGCGCGCATCGCCGCGCTGCGCACTGCGCACGCCGAGTCAACGGAGTGAGCGCCGGGGCATCCGAGACGATCTGGGACCGCACCAGACTCGGCATCACCATCGGATCGGTCGTCCTGATCTTCCTCGCGGCGATCGAAGCGCTGGCGGTGACCACGGTCATGCCTGTCGTCAGCGCCGATCTGCACGGTGAGGCCCTGTACGGCCTCGCCTTCTCAGGGACACTGGCCACGAGCGTCATCGGCATGGTCGCCGCCGGCACCTGGAGTGATCGCAGCGGACCGCGCGCGCCGCTGTACACGGCGGTGGCGCTGTTCGCCGTCGGTCTGCTGGTCTCGGGGCTCGCTCCCGACATGTACACCTTCATCCTCGGTCGGCTGATCCAGGGGCTCGGTGTCGGCGGCCAGACGGTCGCCCTCTACGTCGTCGTCGCCAGGGTGTATCCATCGCACCTGCACGGACGGATCTTCGCGGCGTACGCCGCGGCCTGGGTGGTGCCGTCGATGATCGGGCCGTTCCTCGCCGGGGTCGTCACGGAGTTCCTGCACTGGCGGTGGACGTTCCTCGGCGTGGCGGTGCTGATCGTCGCGGCGTTCCTGCTGGTGATGCAGCGACTGAGCGATGTCTCACTCGACAGCGATGCCGATGGCACACCGGCGCCTCCCGATGCGGCCGGCGACGGCGGGGGAGCAGGCACCCGCTTCGCCACGCGCATGCTGCTGGCCGTGGTCGTCGCGGTGTGCGCGGTCGGCGTCGGGGTCGCGGCGGATCTGCCTCCGGTCGCCGGCGGCCCGCTCGCCGTGGCCGGAACCGCGGTGATCGGCATCGCTCTGCTTCCGCTGGTGCCGAAGGGCACACTGCGGGCGGCCCCCGGCCTGCCGAGTGTGGTGCTCAC from Microbacterium sp. H1-D42 carries:
- a CDS encoding glucose-6-phosphate isomerase, encoding MTVSVHVSGAAKVAIDELVPGLVANLVASRLTAGDTDLWGADAEAEASVRLGWVEAVSNSRPLVPEIIALREELASQGVTRVVLAGMGGSSLAPEVIANTAGARLAILDSTAPAQVLDAIDDDLSDTVLVVSSKSGSTVETDSQRRAFEAAFSDLGIDPVGRIVVVTDPGSPLDVSARAAGYRVFNADPNVGGRYSALTAFGLVPSGLAGVDIAEMLDEAEASMLQFAIDTADNPALRLAAAITGIAPRRDKLGLVSDGTHIEGLPDWIEQLIAESTGKGGTGILPVVLLTVSPELEARPDDLQIVRLVDDANEFHLSERHPGEILVSGTLGAQFLLWEYATAIAGHLLGINPFDQPDVESAKLAARGLLDARPETTAPAFVQDGIEVRASDAALTESGTIEGVMDALWARLDDDGYVSVQAYVDRTTMSQLQGLREMVAADSGRPATFGWGPRFLHSTGQYHKGGPAQGVFLQILERTDVDLEIPGRPFTFGQLIAAQAAGDAAVLAEHGRPVVSLTITDAADDILALFEAAQ
- the tal gene encoding transaldolase, producing the protein MSTPTAQLSAAGVSIWLDDLSRTRIESGNLQELIDTRNVVGVTTNPTIFANAMSDDSDTSYDAQVHELAASGASAEEAVFAATTQDVREALDVFRPIWEATNHVDGRVSIEVSPDLAHDTAGTVAQAKQLWSAVDRPNLLVKIPATKAGLPAITETIAAGISVNVTLIFSLERHAEVIDAYLAGLEQAHAAGIDLSGIHSVASFFVSRVDTETDKRLEAIGTDEAVALKSKAGLANARLAYELFEQKFADKRAQDLVAQGANLQRPLWASTGVKDPNLPDTLYVTELVAPGVVNTMPEKTLEATFDHGVVAGDTITGTYDESREVFAGLKSVGIDFDDVTQVLEDEGVAKFIDSWHGLLTQVTEGLEAAR
- the tkt gene encoding transketolase, translating into MTELQWDEIDRRAVDTARVLAADAVQKVGNGHPGTAMSLAPAAYLLYQRVMRHDPTDTDWLGRDRFVLSVGHSSLTQYVQLYLGGFGLELEDLESLRTWGSKTPGHPEYGHTKGVEITTGPLGQGLASAVGFAYAARYERGLFDPEAAAGASPFDHFVYVIAGDGDLQEGVTSEASSLAGHQKLGNLIAIYDSNQISIEGDTDVAFTEDVRARYEAYGWQVLEVDWRRTGQYVEDVQELDDAIAQGRAETTKPTMIILKTIIGWPAPTMSGTEKVHGNALGADEVAATKKVLGFDPEQSFVVEDAVIERTRELGARAADARAEWQKSFDAWAAANPERKALLDRLEAQALPAGIEGALPTFDAGKDVSTRAASGKVLNALAAEMPELWGGSADLAGSNNTTIDGAASFIPAEWSTHDWKGSPYGRVLHFGIREHAMGAILNGITLHGPTRAFGGTFLIFSDYMRPAVRLAALMDIPSIFVWTHDSVALGEDGPTHQPVEQLASLRLIPNFTVVRPADANETAAAWLEILSRHGGPTGIALTRQNIPVFARGDGAASGDVFASAANTAKGAYVLADAGGTPDVILIATGSEVQLAVEARETLAAEGVAARVVSAPSLEWFAEQDEAYRESVLPASVTARVSVEAGSVVGWRGIVGDRGRSVGIDHFGASADYKTLFQKFGITAEAVVAAARETIEENA
- a CDS encoding heme o synthase encodes the protein MAISTTSQTTGTTHSVGQKIRGYIALTKPRVMELLLVSTVPVMFLAAGGLPNLWLVLATVIGGAMSAASAASFNMYLDRDIDVHMKRTVNRPLVTGEVSPRGALVFSWTLAVISTIWLYLTTNWLTAALSVTAIFFYVVIYTMILKRRTEQNIIWGGIAGCFPVLIGWTAVTGSLAWPPFVLFVLIFLWTPPHYWPLSMKYKDDYDDVDVPMLGVTRGASQVGLQIILYAWATVACSLLLVPVAHMGLVYTVSALVFGGWFIYESHRLYNRAVHGGEARPMRVFHASITYLTLLFVSVAIDPLLPF
- a CDS encoding COX15/CtaA family protein produces the protein MTDIVAPETTSAPTGWRDRFFAWMPTEVDARVRVFAWLSFIFEVFIIGTGGAVRLTGSGLGCSEWPLCTPESLVPTPEQGIHGIIEFGNRTITGVVGILAIVVLLFTLHIIGGRLAFNTALKFAGIGLGAAVIVFVIAKLTGAEPFPFASAALLLVTIVAAMQSLRTISGRKDLPTLAWIALIGVIAQAFVGGITVLTGLNPFIVGFHYVASLALVCVTAAYLVRMHEVPGPRERAVPKWFAILTHVTGLALVLTITFGVLTTGSGPHSGDANVIRDGFDASVLAHVHSWPGYILTGLVLVLAASAWILRLPVRNWLLVLIVAIGAQVLIGVWQARDGLPALLVGIHMVLAALAAATYTVVVLKMKRSTPSAE